In bacterium, a genomic segment contains:
- the lpxI gene encoding UDP-2,3-diacylglucosamine diphosphatase LpxI (LpxI, functionally equivalent to LpxH, replaces it in LPS biosynthesis in a minority of bacteria.) yields the protein MKRQDKKIGLFVSNDNLSEYVHKAISKYNNVFPFAFEDTPLINSKVFQFGDIFGIISTLKQENIEHLAVIGRISPSKLFENNIHLSGKQFLEKETLWKGEELMASAVSGIEKEGIKIIPLSQLLKELIAENSVYTKNSPEKEEILDIKTGISLLQNILQFRTGQAVAVKRGMIIAVEGVEGTDSMITRAGTFCKGFTVVKIAGKNKDERFDLPVIGPGTVNAIATAGGKILAVEAGKTILFEKEETINICEKEKITLLGVEI from the coding sequence ATGAAAAGGCAGGATAAAAAAATAGGGTTATTTGTTAGTAACGATAACCTTTCTGAGTATGTACATAAAGCCATCAGCAAATATAACAATGTTTTCCCCTTTGCTTTTGAAGATACACCCTTAATAAATAGCAAGGTTTTTCAGTTTGGAGACATCTTCGGCATAATATCTACATTAAAACAAGAAAACATAGAACATCTCGCTGTAATAGGCAGAATATCACCCTCCAAACTTTTTGAAAACAATATACACCTATCAGGAAAACAATTTTTAGAAAAAGAGACCCTATGGAAAGGTGAAGAACTTATGGCTTCTGCCGTATCTGGCATTGAAAAGGAAGGTATTAAAATAATACCTCTCTCACAACTATTAAAAGAGTTAATAGCAGAAAACTCTGTATATACCAAAAATAGTCCAGAAAAAGAAGAAATTTTAGATATAAAAACTGGTATCTCATTACTACAAAACATATTACAATTCCGCACAGGTCAAGCAGTTGCAGTAAAAAGAGGGATGATTATAGCAGTAGAAGGCGTTGAAGGTACCGACTCTATGATCACAAGGGCAGGAACTTTTTGTAAAGGTTTTACAGTAGTCAAGATTGCTGGTAAAAATAAAGACGAACGGTTCGACCTTCCAGTTATAGGACCGGGCACAGTTAATGCTATAGCTACGGCAGGCGGTAAGATACTAGCAGTTGAAGCAGGAAAGACCATACTTTTTGAAAAAGAAGAAACAATAAACATTTGTGAAAAAGAGAAAATAACCCTGCTTGGAGTTGAAATATAA
- a CDS encoding NAD-dependent epimerase/dehydratase family protein codes for MKILVTGGSGFIGSHITDKLIEAGHTVSVIDNLSTGNILNLNPKAHFYQMDIRDDKVKDVFEKESPQVVYHLAAQINVRKSEEDPFLDTSININGSINIIRNFIKLKGEKKLIFSSTGGAIYGEAEELPTPETAEELPLSPYGISKLAVEKYLFYYSSCYQLDFVALRFGNVYGPRQNSKAEAGVIAIFAEKLLNNEQPIIFGDGKQTRDFVYIEDVVNSAIKSINKNLNGIYNIGTGIETDINYIFDCIKKDTCSNINKTYEGEKKAEVRRSSLSAKKFQQSAGWAPSYTIEEGIKNTVKWFKSIRT; via the coding sequence ATGAAAATACTTGTTACAGGCGGTTCTGGTTTTATAGGTAGCCATATTACAGACAAACTTATTGAAGCAGGACACACTGTTTCTGTTATAGATAACCTTTCAACTGGCAACATACTCAACCTAAACCCTAAAGCACATTTTTACCAGATGGATATCAGAGATGACAAGGTAAAAGATGTGTTTGAAAAAGAATCCCCACAGGTAGTCTATCATCTTGCTGCCCAAATAAACGTACGTAAATCAGAGGAAGACCCTTTCCTGGATACATCAATAAACATAAACGGTTCGATAAACATCATAAGAAATTTTATCAAGCTAAAAGGAGAAAAAAAACTTATATTTTCATCTACTGGTGGCGCTATTTATGGTGAAGCAGAGGAGTTACCCACCCCTGAAACAGCAGAAGAGTTACCTTTATCTCCTTACGGAATATCTAAATTAGCAGTTGAAAAATATCTTTTTTATTACTCTTCTTGCTACCAGCTTGATTTTGTAGCGTTAAGGTTTGGTAACGTTTATGGACCTCGCCAAAACTCAAAAGCCGAAGCTGGAGTGATAGCAATCTTTGCAGAGAAACTACTTAATAATGAGCAACCTATAATTTTTGGTGACGGAAAACAGACCAGAGATTTTGTATATATAGAAGACGTTGTTAACTCTGCTATAAAAAGTATAAACAAAAACCTTAACGGTATCTACAATATAGGTACCGGGATAGAGACTGATATAAACTATATTTTTGATTGTATAAAAAAAGATACCTGCTCCAATATCAATAAAACTTACGAAGGGGAGAAAAAAGCGGAAGTTAGAAGAAGTTCTCTTTCTGCAAAAAAATTCCAACAAAGTGCAGGGTGGGCTCCTTCCTACACCATTGAAGAAGGAATCAAAAATACTGTCAAATGGTTTAA
- a CDS encoding FAD-binding oxidoreductase, which yields MLLIKKEKEDILSYLEDSSNFKDGNAERVYIPENETELKDVLTDCAKQNIPITISGGGTGTVAGRVPKEGYIVSLERFNQIININKEDKRATLQSGVIVKDFLQELDPLSMFYPPFPTERTAFIGGNAATNASGEYSFRFGATRKYIQKLRMVLTTGDTLEIKRGDIQEKNGIIDYGSFKVSLPSYRTPPIKCSAGYFSQENMDGLDLFIGSEGTLGVITEVEVSLIDSLPPRFIIIIFFPDEDKIPEMIRRVKRDFKDMYSLEFFERGSLKFLKKDYPEIPNDTCALYIETISGIEEIEKWAEFAEDYNSVDTLMGEDITNYERLIKFRHRLPENINAYFKKLGIVKVAMDISVPENNFEEMFRFYRKIMTQDPMQSILFGHIGENHLHFNLFPKDAQEKERAGQIYKSCVNKALSLGGTVAAEHGIGKIKKKWLGVMYGEEGLREMAKIKKVFDPYSILGLDNIIPKELLV from the coding sequence ATGCTTTTAATAAAAAAAGAGAAAGAAGATATTCTTTCATACCTTGAAGATTCATCAAATTTTAAAGACGGAAACGCAGAACGGGTATATATACCAGAAAACGAAACTGAATTAAAAGATGTTTTAACCGATTGTGCTAAACAAAATATACCAATAACCATATCAGGCGGCGGAACAGGCACTGTTGCTGGTAGAGTACCTAAAGAGGGATATATCGTTTCTCTTGAAAGGTTTAACCAAATTATAAACATTAACAAAGAAGATAAACGAGCAACATTACAATCAGGGGTTATTGTCAAAGATTTTCTTCAAGAACTCGACCCTCTCTCTATGTTTTATCCACCCTTCCCCACCGAACGGACCGCATTTATTGGTGGCAACGCCGCTACCAACGCTTCGGGAGAATATAGTTTTAGGTTTGGAGCCACAAGAAAATATATCCAAAAATTAAGAATGGTACTTACTACTGGCGACACCCTTGAAATCAAGAGAGGCGACATACAAGAAAAGAATGGAATAATTGATTATGGTTCATTTAAGGTATCTTTACCTTCTTACCGTACCCCGCCTATTAAATGTTCTGCAGGTTACTTCTCACAAGAAAATATGGACGGGTTAGACCTGTTTATAGGGTCAGAAGGAACCCTTGGTGTAATAACAGAAGTTGAAGTGTCCCTAATAGACTCTCTCCCACCAAGATTTATTATCATCATATTTTTCCCTGATGAAGATAAAATTCCAGAAATGATACGAAGGGTTAAAAGAGATTTTAAGGATATGTATAGCCTTGAATTTTTTGAAAGAGGTAGTTTAAAGTTTCTTAAAAAAGATTATCCTGAAATCCCCAACGACACCTGCGCTCTGTACATAGAAACCATATCAGGAATTGAAGAGATTGAAAAATGGGCAGAATTTGCAGAAGATTATAACTCTGTTGACACTTTAATGGGCGAAGATATAACCAACTATGAACGGCTAATAAAATTTAGACACAGGTTGCCAGAAAACATAAACGCTTACTTTAAAAAGTTGGGTATTGTTAAGGTTGCGATGGATATTTCTGTGCCAGAAAACAATTTTGAAGAAATGTTTCGGTTTTACAGGAAAATTATGACACAAGACCCTATGCAATCAATCCTTTTTGGGCATATAGGCGAAAACCATTTACACTTTAACCTTTTCCCCAAAGACGCTCAAGAAAAAGAACGTGCTGGGCAAATATATAAAAGTTGTGTGAATAAAGCACTCTCTCTTGGAGGCACAGTTGCCGCAGAACACGGGATAGGTAAAATTAAAAAGAAATGGCTCGGTGTTATGTACGGCGAGGAAGGTCTTAGAGAGATGGCAAAAATAAAAAAAGTTTTCGACCCATATTCAATACTTGGGTTGGACAATATAATACCAAAAGAGTTACTGGTCTGA
- a CDS encoding amidohydrolase, translating into MDKLLERVKLETENISEEVISLRRFFHQHPELGFEEHITSEKISTFLEQENISYQKVAKTGIVASIGKGNLTIGLRADMDALPVEEKTGLPFSSVHKGLMHACGHDGHMAVVLGVAKILKRLEEHLNFTIKFIFQPSEERSPSGANVMVKEGVLDTIDYLLGFHFFPILPIFGIWIGEGPVMANADFFSINISGLGGHGASPHLAIDPIVCTASLISNLQTIVSRNISPLKPAVLSICSVSGGTTYNVIPQKVEIKGTVRTLDTSVQNKIRNLIETKSRDICSSFGCKAELKYNNHTPLCVNEPTFTQQIKNISKTILKPENLLEFHPIMGGEDFAYFSKVVPSCYLFVGIGDKFGDNHNNNFSIDESVLPYTVNFFSNLLIQLGANKKTNG; encoded by the coding sequence ATGGACAAACTACTTGAAAGAGTGAAACTTGAAACAGAAAATATAAGTGAAGAGGTAATCTCTTTACGAAGATTTTTTCATCAACACCCTGAACTCGGGTTTGAGGAACATATAACTTCCGAAAAAATCTCTACTTTCCTTGAACAAGAAAATATATCATACCAAAAAGTAGCCAAAACAGGTATCGTTGCCAGTATAGGTAAAGGTAACCTTACAATTGGGTTAAGAGCAGATATGGACGCTCTGCCTGTAGAAGAAAAAACAGGGCTACCCTTCTCTTCTGTCCATAAAGGTCTTATGCACGCATGCGGACACGACGGACATATGGCTGTTGTCCTTGGGGTTGCAAAGATCCTAAAAAGGTTAGAAGAACACCTAAATTTTACAATAAAATTTATTTTCCAGCCCAGCGAAGAAAGGTCCCCAAGCGGTGCTAATGTAATGGTTAAAGAAGGTGTATTAGACACAATAGATTATCTTCTGGGGTTCCATTTCTTCCCTATATTACCAATTTTTGGGATATGGATTGGCGAGGGACCAGTAATGGCAAACGCAGATTTTTTTTCTATAAACATTTCAGGGTTAGGGGGTCACGGCGCTTCACCGCACCTTGCCATAGACCCTATAGTATGTACAGCATCCCTTATATCTAACCTACAAACAATAGTAAGTAGAAATATCAGCCCGTTAAAACCTGCTGTCCTTTCAATATGTAGCGTATCAGGTGGAACAACCTATAATGTTATTCCACAAAAAGTTGAAATAAAAGGGACAGTTAGAACCCTTGACACTTCTGTTCAGAACAAAATCCGCAACCTTATTGAAACAAAAAGTAGAGATATATGTAGTAGTTTCGGATGTAAAGCAGAACTCAAATACAACAATCATACCCCATTATGTGTCAACGAGCCGACCTTTACGCAACAGATAAAGAACATTTCTAAAACCATACTAAAACCTGAAAACTTATTAGAATTCCACCCTATTATGGGTGGTGAAGATTTTGCCTACTTTTCAAAAGTGGTACCTTCCTGTTACTTGTTTGTAGGTATTGGAGATAAGTTTGGGGATAACCATAACAACAACTTTTCAATAGATGAAAGCGTATTACCGTACACTGTAAACTTCTTCTCTAACCTGCTAATACAACTTGGAGCCAATAAGAAAACAAATGGATAA
- a CDS encoding GDP-mannose 4,6-dehydratase: MDKILLTGCCGFIGSKVTANLLQEGYQVLGLDEMNTSYDISLKEYRLQQLQSNKNFSFIKQNIAEPETVEIVKSFSPTIIFNLAARAGVRVSIIDPFVYFRSNLIGTINLLQATKDYGVKKFILSSTSSVYAGEAMPFSEDLPVNRPISPYAASKKSAEVTCYTYHYLYGIDVTILRYFTVYGPAGRPDMSIFKFIKLIDEGKEIIVFGDGTQSRNFTYINDIADGTVRALKLNGFNTVNLGGDKTNTLNELISLIEHYLNKKASISYRKFEKTDIYATKADIRRAKQLLNWEPKTSLDEGVKNTVAWYKENYSWTKDIHLKE; the protein is encoded by the coding sequence ATGGATAAAATACTTTTAACAGGGTGTTGCGGATTCATAGGTAGTAAAGTAACTGCAAACCTTCTACAAGAAGGGTATCAGGTGTTAGGGCTTGACGAAATGAACACTTCATACGATATTAGTCTAAAAGAGTATCGGCTCCAACAACTCCAAAGTAATAAAAATTTTTCGTTCATCAAACAGAATATTGCTGAACCAGAGACTGTCGAGATAGTAAAATCTTTCTCACCAACAATAATTTTCAATCTTGCAGCAAGAGCAGGTGTTAGAGTTAGTATAATAGACCCTTTTGTCTATTTTAGGTCTAACCTAATAGGAACAATCAACCTGTTACAAGCAACAAAAGATTATGGCGTAAAAAAGTTTATACTATCTTCAACCTCATCTGTATACGCAGGAGAAGCAATGCCTTTTTCTGAGGACCTACCTGTCAACAGACCTATATCCCCTTATGCTGCCTCAAAAAAATCCGCAGAGGTTACCTGCTACACGTACCATTATCTATACGGTATAGATGTTACAATTTTACGGTATTTCACAGTTTACGGACCTGCCGGTAGACCAGATATGAGTATATTTAAGTTTATAAAACTTATAGATGAAGGTAAAGAGATTATTGTCTTCGGTGACGGTACTCAAAGCAGAAATTTTACATATATTAACGATATTGCTGACGGCACAGTAAGAGCACTAAAATTGAACGGCTTTAATACTGTTAATTTGGGCGGTGATAAGACCAACACCTTAAACGAACTTATATCTTTGATAGAACATTATCTTAACAAAAAAGCAAGTATTTCGTACAGAAAATTTGAAAAGACAGATATATACGCTACCAAAGCAGATATAAGGAGAGCAAAACAATTGCTAAACTGGGAACCGAAAACCAGTTTAGATGAAGGCGTTAAAAATACTGTTGCGTGGTATAAAGAGAACTACTCTTGGACAAAAGATATACATCTTAAAGAATGA
- the lpxA gene encoding acyl-ACP--UDP-N-acetylglucosamine O-acyltransferase, producing the protein MANIHPTAIVSSKASIGDDVTVGPFSIIGDNVTLHNGCKIGSSVTIQGYTEIGANCKIFTGAVIGSLTQDLKYKGGKTFIKIGAENTIREYITINSGTAEGETTYIGNKNLLMAYVHIAHNCHIGNNVIISNVGTLAGHVIVEDFAVIGGLVGIHQFCRIGKHAIIGGCSKVTKDIIPYVMADGHPALPFAVNKVGLNRRGFSSEQIKVVETIYKHLFRSGHNVSEALKLIEEMEQTEEVLSITNFIKQAERGIARPKDKQRQG; encoded by the coding sequence ATGGCTAATATACATCCTACTGCTATCGTTTCAAGTAAAGCCAGTATTGGCGACGATGTAACAGTAGGTCCTTTTTCTATAATAGGCGATAATGTTACCCTACATAATGGATGCAAGATAGGTTCGTCAGTTACTATTCAAGGCTACACAGAGATAGGGGCTAACTGTAAAATATTTACTGGCGCTGTTATAGGAAGCCTTACCCAAGACTTAAAATATAAGGGCGGTAAAACTTTTATAAAGATAGGGGCTGAAAATACCATCCGAGAATATATCACCATAAATTCAGGGACTGCAGAAGGAGAAACAACCTACATCGGCAACAAGAACCTTTTAATGGCTTATGTTCATATAGCCCATAACTGCCACATAGGTAATAATGTTATTATTTCTAATGTTGGCACTCTTGCGGGGCACGTGATTGTGGAAGATTTTGCTGTAATTGGAGGTTTAGTAGGGATACACCAGTTTTGCCGAATAGGTAAACACGCCATCATAGGAGGTTGTTCCAAAGTTACAAAAGACATTATTCCCTATGTTATGGCAGACGGACACCCAGCCCTACCATTTGCAGTTAACAAGGTTGGGCTAAATAGGCGTGGTTTTTCATCAGAACAGATAAAGGTAGTAGAAACAATCTATAAACACCTGTTTCGTTCAGGGCACAATGTTTCAGAAGCCCTTAAACTGATAGAAGAGATGGAGCAGACCGAAGAAGTTTTATCTATTACCAACTTTATAAAGCAGGCAGAAAGAGGAATTGCAAGACCAAAAGACAAACAAAGGCAAGGTTAA